The genomic region TTACAGACTCCCTAGTTTCAGTATTGCCACATTTTTCTTTATACGATTGGCAACAAAAAGCTTTTGAATCTGGACATTCAAAAAAAGAGTCAGAATTATTTTTATGGAATGCCAATCGCCTTATTACTCTTTGGGCTGACGAGCCTGGATCTGCTGACCTTCACGATTATGCTTATAGGGAATGGCACGGTTTATTATCCAGCTTCTACTACAAACGGTGGAAAATGTATTTCGATTATTTAGAATCGGTACTGGAAGGGAATAATCCACAGCCTCCAGATTTTTATACGTTTGAAGATCAATGGGGTTATACACAGCAGAAAGATCCCAATTTAAATATTCAAGATTTTAAAAAAATGGCGAAAAGGGTAAATTCATTTGTCGAAACCAATCCGTAGTGCTGTAATAATAATCAAAGGGCTACTTTTAATTGCACATAAGCAATTCTTTGTGCCAAATAATAATGTGCTGACCAAAGCTACCGAAACCAACTGATCTGGCAGGAATTATTCGTTTTCTTTGTTTAAGCGGATTCATTTTAAAATGGTGGACGGTATGCCTTGTTTTTCTACTAATAGATTATATGAAGAATAATATAACTTAAACATGATATGTTAGTAAAGAGAATTCCTCTCTATAATTGGTAGGCGTGTATTGCTTTATTTTTTTAAAAACCCGATTGAAGTTGGCTATGCTGTTATACCCGCATAGATAAGCGATTTCGGAAACAGTATAATCCTTTTCTATTAGCATTTGAGATGCTTGCCCTATACGAACCTCATTGAGGTAATCTATCAGTGTTTTACCCGTATGTTTTTTCATAAAACGATTAAAGGATACGTGGCTCATATTAATTAGGCTCGCCATTTCGTCAAGGGTTATTTTCCTGGCAAAGTTTTTATGAATGTAATCATAAACCTTTTGTATGTCTTCAACTCCCTTATATTCTGCTTTTAAATTGATAAGAGAAGAAAGAATCCTTTGATTTTTGGAGCTAGCAAGAATTTGGAGTATAGAAATCATTTTTAAAAAATAATCCATGCCTTCCAGTTTAATTGCAGCTTGAATTTCATCGGCTATAGCTATGGCGGTTTCTTTGGAAAAGCTTACCCCATAAATAGATTTGTATAAAAGCTTCCGGATATTATTCATGATATTTCTACAAAGAAGCTCCTCGGTAAATAGATCTTCTTGAAACTGAATTGTCAATTCATAAATGTTCTTATGCTGCTTTTCGCAAGTTTCCCAGCCATGAAGTAAGTGTGGCCCGATTAAGACGAGTTCAATATCATCTATGTTTTCAATATTAGAGCCAATAATTCTTTTAATGCCCTTTCCGTTCCTTATAAATTTTAATTCATAGTCGGAATGATAGTGAACCGGACAATTAAACTTACTTTTTACCTCATTAAAAATTAAAAAACAGTCCTGTTTAGATAAAGGTGTGATCTCGCAATGAATGTTTTTTAAAGTACTCATAATGTTCAGTTTAAAAAAATTAACCTGCACTTAAAGTAAGAAAAAATACTTGTACGTACAAGTATTTTTGTCTATATATTCTTAAATTAATTTAATCAAACTTTACCTTTCATAATTCACGTTCTGTAGAGGTCCTCAATTTCCTTTAGTGATGGTATGGACGGTTGAGCCCCTACTTTTTGCACGCAGAGTGCAGCAGCAGCACAGGCAAATTTTATGGCACTCTTTAATATTTTTTTTTCTGAATATGCTACCGCAAAAACTCCACAGAATACATCTCCTGCTGCAGTAGTGTCTTCAGCATTCACTTTATATGCCGGTACATGGTAAACCTGATGATCTGCAAAATAAATAACCCCTTTTTCTCCTAGGGTTATAATAACAATAGGCGGCCCGAGTTTGTTTAACTCTTTAGCGGCGGAGGCACTTGTTTCTATATCTTCAACGGTAATTCCAGATAAATAACTAGCTTCAGTTTCATTAACCACTAATATATGTACCGATTTAAAAAGACGCTTATCTATTTCTTGAGCTGGGGCAAAATTCCACATCACAGGTATGTTTTTTTCAGCAGCCTGCTCTAAAACATATTTTATGGTTTCTTTTGGAATTTCATATTGCAATAAAATAATACTGGCAGTTTCGATTACCAAAATACTCTTATCAATAATTTTGGGTGTAAGGGCATAATTCGCTCCGGGTGCTACTGAGAGGTAGTTTTTTCCGTC from Galbibacter sp. BG1 harbors:
- a CDS encoding helix-turn-helix domain-containing protein → MSTLKNIHCEITPLSKQDCFLIFNEVKSKFNCPVHYHSDYELKFIRNGKGIKRIIGSNIENIDDIELVLIGPHLLHGWETCEKQHKNIYELTIQFQEDLFTEELLCRNIMNNIRKLLYKSIYGVSFSKETAIAIADEIQAAIKLEGMDYFLKMISILQILASSKNQRILSSLINLKAEYKGVEDIQKVYDYIHKNFARKITLDEMASLINMSHVSFNRFMKKHTGKTLIDYLNEVRIGQASQMLIEKDYTVSEIAYLCGYNSIANFNRVFKKIKQYTPTNYREEFSLLTYHV
- the rbsK gene encoding ribokinase, which produces MGNRIVVIGSSNVDLIMKMDRLPKVGETITNAEFQQVFGGKGANQAVAAARAGGDVTFINCVGKNDPYHERMIQNFEEDSINTRYIHKMDNLVSGHALVMIGDDGKNYLSVAPGANYALTPKIIDKSILVIETASIILLQYEIPKETIKYVLEQAAEKNIPVMWNFAPAQEIDKRLFKSVHILVVNETEASYLSGITVEDIETSASAAKELNKLGPPIVIITLGEKGVIYFADHQVYHVPAYKVNAEDTTAAGDVFCGVFAVAYSEKKILKSAIKFACAAAALCVQKVGAQPSIPSLKEIEDLYRT